The following proteins come from a genomic window of Alosa sapidissima isolate fAloSap1 chromosome 22, fAloSap1.pri, whole genome shotgun sequence:
- the zmp:0000000711 gene encoding tubby-related protein 3 isoform X5, which yields MSYHTRPSSSASFSSTAAASALDDDSISLRQQKLEKQRALLEQKQRRKRQEPLMVQPNPEARPRRSRPRRSEEQAPLVESRHSVTSDVILDGIDGPAAFLGTEVPDTGSRVQILSVSQAPQSPPAEEPDRDGDTETLLEPKTDIHELLQKRGLSDSMNYDEASEEEEEEEEEEDHTLSVSPNTECNRPASASSTKSSTEYVAPGSPSSEIPPIDADHLEEFVLRPAPRGTTVKCRITRDKKGMDRGLYPTYFMHLEKEDGRKFFLLAGRKRKKSKTSNYLISVDATDLSREGESFVGKLRSNLMGTKFTVYDNGTNPTKNPGTLLEESNTRQELAAICYETNVLGFKGPRKMTVIIPGMNMNFERIPVRPTSEQDTLLGKWQGRALDNLIELHNKAPVWNDDTQSYVLNFHGRVTQASVKNFQIVHDNDPDYIVMQFGRVAEDVFTLDFNYPMCALQAFAIGLSSFDSKLACE from the exons ATGAGTTACCACACCAG GCCCTCCAGCTCTGCCAGCTTCTCTTCCACCGCAGCTGCAAG TGCCCTGGACGATGACAGCATAAGTCTCAGGCAGCAGAAGCTGGAGAAGCAG AGGGCCCTGCTGGAACAGAAGCAGCGGCGGAAGCGGCAGGAGCCCCTGATGGTGCAGCCCAATCCGGAGGCCCGGCCTCGGCGCTCTCGGCCCCGCCGCAGCGAGGAGCAGGCTCCGCTCGTGGAGTCCCGCCACAGCGTCACCAGCGACGTCATCCTGGATG GGATTGATGGCCCTGCAGCCTTCCTTGGCACTGAGGTCCCTGACACGGGCTCCAGGGTCCAGATCCTGTCCGTGAGCCAAGCCCCGCAGTCCCCGCCCGCTGAGGAGCCGGACAGGGACGGGGACACGGAGACGTTGCTGGAGCCCAAGACGGACATACATGAGCTGCTTCAGAAGAGAG GACTCTCTGACAGCATGAATTATGATGAGgccagtgaggaggaggaggaggaggaggaagaggaggatcaCACTCTTTCAGTCTCCCCCAACACAGAGTGTAACCGTCCGGCATCGGCCTCCAGCACAAAGTCCAGCACA GAGTACGTGGCTCCTGGCTCGCCTTCCTCAGAAATCCCCCCGATTGACGCAGACCACCTGGAGGAGTTTGTGTTACGGCCCGCTCCTCGCGGCACGACTGTCAAGTGTCGCATCACCCGCGATAAGAAGGGGATGGACCGTGGACTCTACCCCACATACTTCATGCACCTGGAGAAGGAAGACGGCCGGAAG TTTTTTCTTCTGGCAGGAAGGAAAAGGAAAAAGAGTAAGACTTCCAACTATTTGATATCTGTGGACGCCACTGACCTGTCCCGTGAGGGGGAGAGCTTTGTGGGGAAGCTGAG GTCCAACCTTATGGGGACAAAGTTCACAGTGTACGACAATGGCACAAATCCCACAAAGAACCCGGGTACACTCCTTGAGGAAAGCAACACACGGCAGGAGCTGGCCGCCATATGCTAT GAGACCAACGTTTTGGGCTTCAAAGGGCCCCGTAAGATGACAGTCATCATCCCTGGGATGAACATGAACTTTGAGCGGATACCCGTTCGACCAACCAGC GAGCAGGACACTCTGCTGGGCAAGTGGCAGGGCCGCGCTCTGGACAATCTGATTGAGCTGCACAACAAGGCCCCCGTGTGGAACGACGATACGCAGTCCTACGTACTCAATTTCCACGGTCGGGTCACCCAGGCCTCCGTCAAGAACTTCCAGATTGTCCATGACAATGATC CGGACTACATCGTGATGCAGTTCGGCAGAGTAGCCGAGGACGTCTTCACTCTGGACTTTAACTACCCTATGTGTGCTCTGCAGGCCTTTGCTATTGGCCTCTCTAGCTTTGATAGCAAACTGGCCTGCGAGTGA
- the zmp:0000000711 gene encoding tubby-related protein 3 isoform X1: protein MSYHTRPSSSASFSSTAAASALDDDSISLRQQKLEKQRALLEQKQRRKRQEPLMVQPNPEARPRRSRPRRSEEQAPLVESRHSVTSDVILDEPRECYALRWDDDEHWPLLPRSPVRRRPSQIRLAEEVLIDLERRNSSPQTLVVWVREAAQGGGERCQQEQRQQQKNSPEPLARTERVPPEQEICSGTTGALRLLEEQQGSSKALLRETGIDGPAAFLGTEVPDTGSRVQILSVSQAPQSPPAEEPDRDGDTETLLEPKTDIHELLQKRGLSDSMNYDEASEEEEEEEEEEDHTLSVSPNTECNRPASASSTKSSTEYVAPGSPSSEIPPIDADHLEEFVLRPAPRGTTVKCRITRDKKGMDRGLYPTYFMHLEKEDGRKFFLLAGRKRKKSKTSNYLISVDATDLSREGESFVGKLRSNLMGTKFTVYDNGTNPTKNPGTLLEESNTRQELAAICYETNVLGFKGPRKMTVIIPGMNMNFERIPVRPTSEQDTLLGKWQGRALDNLIELHNKAPVWNDDTQSYVLNFHGRVTQASVKNFQIVHDNDPDYIVMQFGRVAEDVFTLDFNYPMCALQAFAIGLSSFDSKLACE, encoded by the exons ATGAGTTACCACACCAG GCCCTCCAGCTCTGCCAGCTTCTCTTCCACCGCAGCTGCAAG TGCCCTGGACGATGACAGCATAAGTCTCAGGCAGCAGAAGCTGGAGAAGCAG AGGGCCCTGCTGGAACAGAAGCAGCGGCGGAAGCGGCAGGAGCCCCTGATGGTGCAGCCCAATCCGGAGGCCCGGCCTCGGCGCTCTCGGCCCCGCCGCAGCGAGGAGCAGGCTCCGCTCGTGGAGTCCCGCCACAGCGTCACCAGCGACGTCATCCTGGATG AACCCAGAGAGTGCTATGCCCTGCGGTGGGACGATGATGAGCACTGGCCGCTGCTTCCAAGGTCCCCTGTCCGACGCCGGCCCAGTCAGATCAGGCTGGCCGAGGAAG TCCTGATCGATCTAGAGAGGAGAAACTCGTCACCTCAGACGTTAGTCGTGTGGGTGCGAGAGGCCGctcagggaggaggagagaggtgtcAGCAGgaacagcggcagcagcagaagAACTCACCTGAGCCATTAGCAAGAACAGAGAGGGTTCCCCCGGAGCAGGAGATCTGTAGTGGAACGACAGGTGCTCTGAGGCTGCTGGAAGAACAGCAGGGATCCAGTAAAGCGCTACTTagagagacag GGATTGATGGCCCTGCAGCCTTCCTTGGCACTGAGGTCCCTGACACGGGCTCCAGGGTCCAGATCCTGTCCGTGAGCCAAGCCCCGCAGTCCCCGCCCGCTGAGGAGCCGGACAGGGACGGGGACACGGAGACGTTGCTGGAGCCCAAGACGGACATACATGAGCTGCTTCAGAAGAGAG GACTCTCTGACAGCATGAATTATGATGAGgccagtgaggaggaggaggaggaggaggaagaggaggatcaCACTCTTTCAGTCTCCCCCAACACAGAGTGTAACCGTCCGGCATCGGCCTCCAGCACAAAGTCCAGCACA GAGTACGTGGCTCCTGGCTCGCCTTCCTCAGAAATCCCCCCGATTGACGCAGACCACCTGGAGGAGTTTGTGTTACGGCCCGCTCCTCGCGGCACGACTGTCAAGTGTCGCATCACCCGCGATAAGAAGGGGATGGACCGTGGACTCTACCCCACATACTTCATGCACCTGGAGAAGGAAGACGGCCGGAAG TTTTTTCTTCTGGCAGGAAGGAAAAGGAAAAAGAGTAAGACTTCCAACTATTTGATATCTGTGGACGCCACTGACCTGTCCCGTGAGGGGGAGAGCTTTGTGGGGAAGCTGAG GTCCAACCTTATGGGGACAAAGTTCACAGTGTACGACAATGGCACAAATCCCACAAAGAACCCGGGTACACTCCTTGAGGAAAGCAACACACGGCAGGAGCTGGCCGCCATATGCTAT GAGACCAACGTTTTGGGCTTCAAAGGGCCCCGTAAGATGACAGTCATCATCCCTGGGATGAACATGAACTTTGAGCGGATACCCGTTCGACCAACCAGC GAGCAGGACACTCTGCTGGGCAAGTGGCAGGGCCGCGCTCTGGACAATCTGATTGAGCTGCACAACAAGGCCCCCGTGTGGAACGACGATACGCAGTCCTACGTACTCAATTTCCACGGTCGGGTCACCCAGGCCTCCGTCAAGAACTTCCAGATTGTCCATGACAATGATC CGGACTACATCGTGATGCAGTTCGGCAGAGTAGCCGAGGACGTCTTCACTCTGGACTTTAACTACCCTATGTGTGCTCTGCAGGCCTTTGCTATTGGCCTCTCTAGCTTTGATAGCAAACTGGCCTGCGAGTGA
- the zmp:0000000711 gene encoding tubby-related protein 3 isoform X3: MSYHTRPSSSASFSSTAAASALDDDSISLRQQKLEKQRALLEQKQRRKRQEPLMVQPNPEARPRRSRPRRSEEQAPLVESRHSVTSDVILDVLIDLERRNSSPQTLVVWVREAAQGGGERCQQEQRQQQKNSPEPLARTERVPPEQEICSGTTGALRLLEEQQGSSKALLRETGIDGPAAFLGTEVPDTGSRVQILSVSQAPQSPPAEEPDRDGDTETLLEPKTDIHELLQKRGLSDSMNYDEASEEEEEEEEEEDHTLSVSPNTECNRPASASSTKSSTEYVAPGSPSSEIPPIDADHLEEFVLRPAPRGTTVKCRITRDKKGMDRGLYPTYFMHLEKEDGRKFFLLAGRKRKKSKTSNYLISVDATDLSREGESFVGKLRSNLMGTKFTVYDNGTNPTKNPGTLLEESNTRQELAAICYETNVLGFKGPRKMTVIIPGMNMNFERIPVRPTSEQDTLLGKWQGRALDNLIELHNKAPVWNDDTQSYVLNFHGRVTQASVKNFQIVHDNDPDYIVMQFGRVAEDVFTLDFNYPMCALQAFAIGLSSFDSKLACE, from the exons ATGAGTTACCACACCAG GCCCTCCAGCTCTGCCAGCTTCTCTTCCACCGCAGCTGCAAG TGCCCTGGACGATGACAGCATAAGTCTCAGGCAGCAGAAGCTGGAGAAGCAG AGGGCCCTGCTGGAACAGAAGCAGCGGCGGAAGCGGCAGGAGCCCCTGATGGTGCAGCCCAATCCGGAGGCCCGGCCTCGGCGCTCTCGGCCCCGCCGCAGCGAGGAGCAGGCTCCGCTCGTGGAGTCCCGCCACAGCGTCACCAGCGACGTCATCCTGGATG TCCTGATCGATCTAGAGAGGAGAAACTCGTCACCTCAGACGTTAGTCGTGTGGGTGCGAGAGGCCGctcagggaggaggagagaggtgtcAGCAGgaacagcggcagcagcagaagAACTCACCTGAGCCATTAGCAAGAACAGAGAGGGTTCCCCCGGAGCAGGAGATCTGTAGTGGAACGACAGGTGCTCTGAGGCTGCTGGAAGAACAGCAGGGATCCAGTAAAGCGCTACTTagagagacag GGATTGATGGCCCTGCAGCCTTCCTTGGCACTGAGGTCCCTGACACGGGCTCCAGGGTCCAGATCCTGTCCGTGAGCCAAGCCCCGCAGTCCCCGCCCGCTGAGGAGCCGGACAGGGACGGGGACACGGAGACGTTGCTGGAGCCCAAGACGGACATACATGAGCTGCTTCAGAAGAGAG GACTCTCTGACAGCATGAATTATGATGAGgccagtgaggaggaggaggaggaggaggaagaggaggatcaCACTCTTTCAGTCTCCCCCAACACAGAGTGTAACCGTCCGGCATCGGCCTCCAGCACAAAGTCCAGCACA GAGTACGTGGCTCCTGGCTCGCCTTCCTCAGAAATCCCCCCGATTGACGCAGACCACCTGGAGGAGTTTGTGTTACGGCCCGCTCCTCGCGGCACGACTGTCAAGTGTCGCATCACCCGCGATAAGAAGGGGATGGACCGTGGACTCTACCCCACATACTTCATGCACCTGGAGAAGGAAGACGGCCGGAAG TTTTTTCTTCTGGCAGGAAGGAAAAGGAAAAAGAGTAAGACTTCCAACTATTTGATATCTGTGGACGCCACTGACCTGTCCCGTGAGGGGGAGAGCTTTGTGGGGAAGCTGAG GTCCAACCTTATGGGGACAAAGTTCACAGTGTACGACAATGGCACAAATCCCACAAAGAACCCGGGTACACTCCTTGAGGAAAGCAACACACGGCAGGAGCTGGCCGCCATATGCTAT GAGACCAACGTTTTGGGCTTCAAAGGGCCCCGTAAGATGACAGTCATCATCCCTGGGATGAACATGAACTTTGAGCGGATACCCGTTCGACCAACCAGC GAGCAGGACACTCTGCTGGGCAAGTGGCAGGGCCGCGCTCTGGACAATCTGATTGAGCTGCACAACAAGGCCCCCGTGTGGAACGACGATACGCAGTCCTACGTACTCAATTTCCACGGTCGGGTCACCCAGGCCTCCGTCAAGAACTTCCAGATTGTCCATGACAATGATC CGGACTACATCGTGATGCAGTTCGGCAGAGTAGCCGAGGACGTCTTCACTCTGGACTTTAACTACCCTATGTGTGCTCTGCAGGCCTTTGCTATTGGCCTCTCTAGCTTTGATAGCAAACTGGCCTGCGAGTGA
- the zmp:0000000711 gene encoding tubby protein homolog isoform X4, which translates to MSYHTRPSSSASFSSTAAASALDDDSISLRQQKLEKQRALLEQKQRRKRQEPLMVQPNPEARPRRSRPRRSEEQAPLVESRHSVTSDVILDERRNSSPQTLVVWVREAAQGGGERCQQEQRQQQKNSPEPLARTERVPPEQEICSGTTGALRLLEEQQGSSKALLRETGIDGPAAFLGTEVPDTGSRVQILSVSQAPQSPPAEEPDRDGDTETLLEPKTDIHELLQKRGLSDSMNYDEASEEEEEEEEEEDHTLSVSPNTECNRPASASSTKSSTEYVAPGSPSSEIPPIDADHLEEFVLRPAPRGTTVKCRITRDKKGMDRGLYPTYFMHLEKEDGRKFFLLAGRKRKKSKTSNYLISVDATDLSREGESFVGKLRSNLMGTKFTVYDNGTNPTKNPGTLLEESNTRQELAAICYETNVLGFKGPRKMTVIIPGMNMNFERIPVRPTSEQDTLLGKWQGRALDNLIELHNKAPVWNDDTQSYVLNFHGRVTQASVKNFQIVHDNDPDYIVMQFGRVAEDVFTLDFNYPMCALQAFAIGLSSFDSKLACE; encoded by the exons ATGAGTTACCACACCAG GCCCTCCAGCTCTGCCAGCTTCTCTTCCACCGCAGCTGCAAG TGCCCTGGACGATGACAGCATAAGTCTCAGGCAGCAGAAGCTGGAGAAGCAG AGGGCCCTGCTGGAACAGAAGCAGCGGCGGAAGCGGCAGGAGCCCCTGATGGTGCAGCCCAATCCGGAGGCCCGGCCTCGGCGCTCTCGGCCCCGCCGCAGCGAGGAGCAGGCTCCGCTCGTGGAGTCCCGCCACAGCGTCACCAGCGACGTCATCCTGGATG AGAGGAGAAACTCGTCACCTCAGACGTTAGTCGTGTGGGTGCGAGAGGCCGctcagggaggaggagagaggtgtcAGCAGgaacagcggcagcagcagaagAACTCACCTGAGCCATTAGCAAGAACAGAGAGGGTTCCCCCGGAGCAGGAGATCTGTAGTGGAACGACAGGTGCTCTGAGGCTGCTGGAAGAACAGCAGGGATCCAGTAAAGCGCTACTTagagagacag GGATTGATGGCCCTGCAGCCTTCCTTGGCACTGAGGTCCCTGACACGGGCTCCAGGGTCCAGATCCTGTCCGTGAGCCAAGCCCCGCAGTCCCCGCCCGCTGAGGAGCCGGACAGGGACGGGGACACGGAGACGTTGCTGGAGCCCAAGACGGACATACATGAGCTGCTTCAGAAGAGAG GACTCTCTGACAGCATGAATTATGATGAGgccagtgaggaggaggaggaggaggaggaagaggaggatcaCACTCTTTCAGTCTCCCCCAACACAGAGTGTAACCGTCCGGCATCGGCCTCCAGCACAAAGTCCAGCACA GAGTACGTGGCTCCTGGCTCGCCTTCCTCAGAAATCCCCCCGATTGACGCAGACCACCTGGAGGAGTTTGTGTTACGGCCCGCTCCTCGCGGCACGACTGTCAAGTGTCGCATCACCCGCGATAAGAAGGGGATGGACCGTGGACTCTACCCCACATACTTCATGCACCTGGAGAAGGAAGACGGCCGGAAG TTTTTTCTTCTGGCAGGAAGGAAAAGGAAAAAGAGTAAGACTTCCAACTATTTGATATCTGTGGACGCCACTGACCTGTCCCGTGAGGGGGAGAGCTTTGTGGGGAAGCTGAG GTCCAACCTTATGGGGACAAAGTTCACAGTGTACGACAATGGCACAAATCCCACAAAGAACCCGGGTACACTCCTTGAGGAAAGCAACACACGGCAGGAGCTGGCCGCCATATGCTAT GAGACCAACGTTTTGGGCTTCAAAGGGCCCCGTAAGATGACAGTCATCATCCCTGGGATGAACATGAACTTTGAGCGGATACCCGTTCGACCAACCAGC GAGCAGGACACTCTGCTGGGCAAGTGGCAGGGCCGCGCTCTGGACAATCTGATTGAGCTGCACAACAAGGCCCCCGTGTGGAACGACGATACGCAGTCCTACGTACTCAATTTCCACGGTCGGGTCACCCAGGCCTCCGTCAAGAACTTCCAGATTGTCCATGACAATGATC CGGACTACATCGTGATGCAGTTCGGCAGAGTAGCCGAGGACGTCTTCACTCTGGACTTTAACTACCCTATGTGTGCTCTGCAGGCCTTTGCTATTGGCCTCTCTAGCTTTGATAGCAAACTGGCCTGCGAGTGA
- the zmp:0000000711 gene encoding tubby-related protein 3 isoform X2, whose protein sequence is MSYHTRPSSSASFSSTAAASALDDDSISLRQQKLEKQRALLEQKQRRKRQEPLMVQPNPEARPRRSRPRRSEEQAPLVESRHSVTSDVILDEPRECYALRWDDDEHWPLLPRSPVRRRPSQIRLAEEERRNSSPQTLVVWVREAAQGGGERCQQEQRQQQKNSPEPLARTERVPPEQEICSGTTGALRLLEEQQGSSKALLRETGIDGPAAFLGTEVPDTGSRVQILSVSQAPQSPPAEEPDRDGDTETLLEPKTDIHELLQKRGLSDSMNYDEASEEEEEEEEEEDHTLSVSPNTECNRPASASSTKSSTEYVAPGSPSSEIPPIDADHLEEFVLRPAPRGTTVKCRITRDKKGMDRGLYPTYFMHLEKEDGRKFFLLAGRKRKKSKTSNYLISVDATDLSREGESFVGKLRSNLMGTKFTVYDNGTNPTKNPGTLLEESNTRQELAAICYETNVLGFKGPRKMTVIIPGMNMNFERIPVRPTSEQDTLLGKWQGRALDNLIELHNKAPVWNDDTQSYVLNFHGRVTQASVKNFQIVHDNDPDYIVMQFGRVAEDVFTLDFNYPMCALQAFAIGLSSFDSKLACE, encoded by the exons ATGAGTTACCACACCAG GCCCTCCAGCTCTGCCAGCTTCTCTTCCACCGCAGCTGCAAG TGCCCTGGACGATGACAGCATAAGTCTCAGGCAGCAGAAGCTGGAGAAGCAG AGGGCCCTGCTGGAACAGAAGCAGCGGCGGAAGCGGCAGGAGCCCCTGATGGTGCAGCCCAATCCGGAGGCCCGGCCTCGGCGCTCTCGGCCCCGCCGCAGCGAGGAGCAGGCTCCGCTCGTGGAGTCCCGCCACAGCGTCACCAGCGACGTCATCCTGGATG AACCCAGAGAGTGCTATGCCCTGCGGTGGGACGATGATGAGCACTGGCCGCTGCTTCCAAGGTCCCCTGTCCGACGCCGGCCCAGTCAGATCAGGCTGGCCGAGGAAG AGAGGAGAAACTCGTCACCTCAGACGTTAGTCGTGTGGGTGCGAGAGGCCGctcagggaggaggagagaggtgtcAGCAGgaacagcggcagcagcagaagAACTCACCTGAGCCATTAGCAAGAACAGAGAGGGTTCCCCCGGAGCAGGAGATCTGTAGTGGAACGACAGGTGCTCTGAGGCTGCTGGAAGAACAGCAGGGATCCAGTAAAGCGCTACTTagagagacag GGATTGATGGCCCTGCAGCCTTCCTTGGCACTGAGGTCCCTGACACGGGCTCCAGGGTCCAGATCCTGTCCGTGAGCCAAGCCCCGCAGTCCCCGCCCGCTGAGGAGCCGGACAGGGACGGGGACACGGAGACGTTGCTGGAGCCCAAGACGGACATACATGAGCTGCTTCAGAAGAGAG GACTCTCTGACAGCATGAATTATGATGAGgccagtgaggaggaggaggaggaggaggaagaggaggatcaCACTCTTTCAGTCTCCCCCAACACAGAGTGTAACCGTCCGGCATCGGCCTCCAGCACAAAGTCCAGCACA GAGTACGTGGCTCCTGGCTCGCCTTCCTCAGAAATCCCCCCGATTGACGCAGACCACCTGGAGGAGTTTGTGTTACGGCCCGCTCCTCGCGGCACGACTGTCAAGTGTCGCATCACCCGCGATAAGAAGGGGATGGACCGTGGACTCTACCCCACATACTTCATGCACCTGGAGAAGGAAGACGGCCGGAAG TTTTTTCTTCTGGCAGGAAGGAAAAGGAAAAAGAGTAAGACTTCCAACTATTTGATATCTGTGGACGCCACTGACCTGTCCCGTGAGGGGGAGAGCTTTGTGGGGAAGCTGAG GTCCAACCTTATGGGGACAAAGTTCACAGTGTACGACAATGGCACAAATCCCACAAAGAACCCGGGTACACTCCTTGAGGAAAGCAACACACGGCAGGAGCTGGCCGCCATATGCTAT GAGACCAACGTTTTGGGCTTCAAAGGGCCCCGTAAGATGACAGTCATCATCCCTGGGATGAACATGAACTTTGAGCGGATACCCGTTCGACCAACCAGC GAGCAGGACACTCTGCTGGGCAAGTGGCAGGGCCGCGCTCTGGACAATCTGATTGAGCTGCACAACAAGGCCCCCGTGTGGAACGACGATACGCAGTCCTACGTACTCAATTTCCACGGTCGGGTCACCCAGGCCTCCGTCAAGAACTTCCAGATTGTCCATGACAATGATC CGGACTACATCGTGATGCAGTTCGGCAGAGTAGCCGAGGACGTCTTCACTCTGGACTTTAACTACCCTATGTGTGCTCTGCAGGCCTTTGCTATTGGCCTCTCTAGCTTTGATAGCAAACTGGCCTGCGAGTGA